The Drosophila mauritiana strain mau12 chromosome 2R, ASM438214v1, whole genome shotgun sequence genome has a segment encoding these proteins:
- the LOC117136242 gene encoding FK506-binding protein 5 isoform X9, with protein MTFTRLKTLSLLVCALLALSFPGHVSGAGNNNNKKGSQPVAPPEPEAVIEEVNAKQLEKLLADKDYVAVFWYARSCVTCDKVLAELEKIDDDTDSFGVDFVKINDKRLAKQYGIKNFPALTYFREKEPIIYDGDLMDEEGVLDFLTSLEAMDLPDRIEEVNAKILQKIIEDTDFVAVLFCPDHETCPPRVMDKQQCRKCAKALQELENIDDEADQLGIGFVKIHDEALADEYNLGNLPALVYYRHQTPIIYEGELQREEDVLEWLVQNKSTGDEDDVIEDVTSKTLSTLISNIDNLVVLFYDHGNDDSMTVLEELEQIDDDCDKHGIQFVKIDDAKAAADYGIDSIPAIVYFEKEIPNVYDGDLMDEEQILKWLLGQLERDEIEDVTDEMLDTMIKEGRVIAVLFYDNNDKKSQKVLEELENIDDECDALGITFVKIDNPEEAVEYGINKVPKLIYFEKGIPTIYEGNLEDEEKLLKWLTDQTSSDQIEDITDEMLDLIIEKMPHVAVLFYDKDQKKSQKILAELENIDDECDQNDIAFVKIDDDKEAKEWGIDEIPSIVLFERGIPHIYEGDLMKEDELLGWLVHQKRYSEIPEVTDEMKDKLVENTEHLAVIFYDKDDKQDMRILNELENIDDELEKEGIVIVRIDNAAEAKEYGLDHLPALIYFENKIPALYEGDLMNEDEVLEWLLVQKKTATIEEVTDEILVTLINEHEYVVVFFTGPCEPGETCEHTLNALESIDDELDEAGIIFVTTEDTGIAKKYNVKTYPRLVFFRNRDPLHFTGDLDDEDEVLAWITDDETLEIPGKIEEVNVKMLDKILAENDHVVVFFYAEGDKKAQKILNELENIDDECEEKDIDFVKTSDDDIDKEYDLPGLPALAFYRHKFRTIYTGDLMKEEEILEWVIDLHESTADVIESVDRKTLQVLINDVEHLAVFFYDDECESCSDILEELENIDDDTDKHGIQFVKSNDVKLAHEIGIFAFPALVYYETGVPIMYDGNLKNENRVLQWLVNQKSNDDGDSNEKIVKLRYPKESDEDKRERLKRLQNSIRNERLRKKKLETDDDENGDNEDETGEKDTDRDDDDEDDNDDENGDDGDDEDDNNEDDEDDEEDDKNGNDEDDDDEDEDDNNEDEDEDDKDDNNGDDEDDEEDNNEDEDEDNDGDEDDNEDDKDEDDEEDNNDDDEEDNNNDDEDDEEDNDNDDEDDEEDNDDDDEDDEEDNNKDDEDDEEDNNEDDKDDEDGDDEDEDENDNEDNNGDDEDDEDGDDGDDGDEEDDDEEDGDDDNKKDNDDEDDDEDGDDPDKDDEDATGEDDNEDDEDEEEDIKSKPKYRHTAKGRTIHRLADLCSGRLIDEIDDECFYVGLGHDGHSAKRGNNFVPNDYKPFQCCPTKLEKSTKVPKMTAQRIGHSEGDQGKRPSGGNFQFAGQASSKSSTKPAATKKQAKPSKDTDDDDEDDEDKPLVKVSYANKRSGGSNKPQAGKKPVGKGQDNDDQSQEVEKVSKQKSAKKSGKLNVKSGINFFQNRLKNLYDIIFQDISLWE; from the exons ATGACTTTCACCCGCCTCAAGACTCTCTCGCTGCTCGTGTGTGCTCTGCTGGCCCTGAGTTTTCCCGGACATGTGAGTGGCgcaggcaacaacaacaacaagaaggGCTCGCAGCCAGTGGCGCCTCCGGAGCCGGAGGCCGTCATCGAGGAGGTCAATGCCAAGCAGCTGGAGAAGCTCCTGGCCGACAAGGATTACGTGGCCGTCTTCTGGT ATGCGCGAAGCTGCGTGACCTGTGATAAGGTTTTAGCGGAACTCGAGAAAATCGACGATGACACCGACTCCTTCGGTGTGGACTTCGTGAAAATCAACGACAAACGACTAGCCAAACAGTATGGCATCAAGAACTTCCCCGCCCTCACCTACTTCAG GGAGAAGGAGCCCATCATATACGATGGCGATCTCATGGACGAGGAAGGAGTGCTCGATTTCCTCACCTCCTTGGAGGCCATGGACTTGCCCGATCGCATCGAGGAGGTCAATGCCAAGATATTGCAGAAGATCATCGAGGACACCGACTTCGTAGCCGTTCTGTTCT GTCCAGATCATGAAACATGCCCGCCCCGGGTTATGG ACAAACAGCAATGCCGCAAGTGCGCCAAGGCCTTGCAGGAGCTGGAGAATATCGACGACGAGGCTGACCAGCTGGGCATCGGGTTTGTGAAGATACACGACGAGGCCTTGGCCGACGAATACAATCTAGGCAACCTGCCAGCCTTGGTCTATTACCGCCACCAGACTCCGATCATATACGAAG GTGAACTTCAGCGGGAGGAGGACGTCTTGGAATGGTTGGTGCAGAATAAGTCGACGGGCGATGAAGATGATGTGATCGAAGACGTCACTTCGAAGACTCTGTCGACGCTGATCAGCAATATCGACAACCTGGTTGTGCTGTTTT ATGATCATGGAAACGACGACTCGATGACCGTGTTGGAGGAGCTAGAGCAAATCGACGACGACTGCGACAAGCATGGCATTCAGTTTGTGAAAATCGACGATGCCAAGGCGGCAGCCGATTACGGAATCGATTCG ATTCCGGCCATTGTTTACTTTGAAAAAGAAATTCCAAATGTGTACGACGGCGATCTCATGGACGAGGAGCAGATTCTGAAATGGTTGTTGGGACAGTTGGAACGGGATGAGATCGAGGACGTCACCGACGAAATGCTCGACACAATGATCAAAGAAGGACGCGTCATTGCCGTGCTGTTCT ACGACAACAACGACAAGAAGTCCCAGAAAGTACTCGAGGAGCTGGAGAACATTGACGACGAGTGCGACGCATTGGGCATTACTTTCGTGAAGATCGACAATCCCGAGGAGGCCGTTGAATATGGCATCAATAAAGTTCCTAAACTGATATACTTTGAAAAAGGCATTCCAACTATTTACGAGGGCAATCTGGAGGACGAGGAGAAGCTTCTGAAATGGCTAACAGACCAAACGAGTTCCGATCAAATCGAGGACATCACCGACGAAATGTTGGACTTAATCATTGAGAAAATGCCCCACGTTGCTGTTCTTTTCT ACGACAAAGACCAAAAGAAATCACAGAAAATCCTCGCAGAGCTGGAAAACATCGACGATGAGTGCGATCAGAACGATATTGCCTTTGTCAAGATCGATGATGACAAGGAGGCCAAAGAATGGGGTATCGATGAGATACCATCGATTGTACTCTTTGAACGTGGAATTCCACACATCTACGAGGGTGATCTGATGAAAGAGGATGAGCTGCTTGGCTGGTTGGTGCACCAGAAGCGCTATTCCGAAATTCCCGAGGTCACCGATGAGATGAAGGACAAGTTGGTCGAGAACACCGAGCACTTGGCGGTTATATTCT ACGACAAGGACGATAAGCAGGATATGCGCATCCTGAACGAACTGGAGAACATTGATGACGAGCTGGAGAAGGAGGGAATCGTCATCGTCCGCATTGATAACGCCGCTGAGGCCAAGGAATACGGTCTCGATCACTTGCCCGCCCTCATCTACTTCGAGAACAAGATCCCGGCCCTCTACGAAGGCGATCTGATGAACGAGGATGAGGTGCTCGAGTGGCTTCTTGTCCAGAAAAAGACAGCTACTATCGAGGAGGTTACCGACGAGATCCTGGTCACTCTGATCAACGAACACGAATACGTCGTCGTCTTCTTCACGGGTCCCTGCGAGCCCGGAGAGACCTGTGAGCACACTCTGAACGCCCTGGAAAGCATCGACGATGAGTTGGATGAGGCTGGCATCATTTTTGTTACCACTGAGGATACCGGAATCGCCAAGAAATACAATGTCAAGACCTATCCACGCCTGGTGTTCTTCAGGAACCGTGATCCACTTCACTTCACCGGAGATCTggacgacgaggacgaggTGTTGGCCTGGATTACCGACGACGAGACCCTTGAAATTCCCGGAAAAATTGAGGAGGTCAATGTGAAGATGTTGGATAAGATCTTGGCTGAAAACGATCACGTTGTCGTATTCTTCT ATGCTGAGGGCGATAAGAAGGCCCAAAAGATCCTTAACGAGCTGGAGAACATCGATGACGAATGCGAGGAAAAAGACATTGACTTTGTAAAGACATCCGACGACGATATTGATAAGGAGTACGACCTGCCCGGTCTGCCGGCACTTGCATTTTATAGACATAAGTTTAGAACAATTTACACCG GTGACCTGATGAAGGAAGAGGAAATTCTCGAGTGGGTTATTGATTTGCACGAGTCCACAGCTGATGTCATCGAATCTGTCGATCGTAAGACCCTGCAAGTTCTGATCAACGATGTTGAGCACCTGGCTGTGTTCTTCT ATGACGATGAATGCGAATCGTGTTCCGACATCTTGGAGGAGTTGGAGAACATCGACGATGACACCGACAAGCACGGAATACAATTTGTCAAGTCAAATGATGTTAAGCTGGCTCATGAAATTGGCATTTTCGCATTTCCAGCTTTGGTCTACTACGAGACCGGCGTCCCGATTATGTATGATG GTAATCTCAAAAATGAAAACCGTGTGCTGCAGTGGTTAGTCAATCAAAAGA GCAATGATGACGGCGACAGTAATgaaaaaattgttaaattgcGCTATCCCAAAGAAAGCGATGAGGATAAAAGAGAAAGATTAAAGCGTCTGCAAAATTCGATTCGCAATGAGAGATTACgtaaaaaaaaactagaaactgatgatgatgaaaatGGGGATAACGAAGATGAAACAGGGGAGAAAGATACTGATAGggatgacgatgacgaggatgataatgatgatgaaaaTGGGGACGACGGGGATGACGAAGATGATAATAATgaggacgacgaggatgaCGAAGAAGATGATAAAAACGGGAACGACGAGGACGATGATGACGAAGATGAAGATGACAATAACGAagacgaggacgaggatgatAAAGACGATAATAATGGAGACGACGAGGATGACGAAGAGGACAATAATGAGGACGAAGATGAAGATAATGATGGGGACGAAGATGACAATGAGGACGACAAGGACGAGGATGACGAAGAAGATAATAATGATGACGACGAAGAAGACAATAATAacgacgacgaggacgacgaAGAAGACAATGATAATGACGACGAGGATGATGAAGAAgacaatgatgatgatgacgaggaTGACGAAGAAGATAATAATAAGGACGACGAAGATGACGAAGAGGATAATAATGAAGACGACAAGGACGATGAGGATGGCGACGATGAAGATGAGGACGAAAATGACAACGAAGACAATAACGGAGATGACGAGGATGATGAGGACGGGGATGACGGGGATGACGGGGACGAGGAGGACGATGACGAGGAGGACGGGGACGACGATAACAAAAAAGACAATGATGACGAGGATGATGACGAAGACGGGGACGACCCAGATAAGGATGACGAGGACGCAACAGGGGAGGACGATAATGAGGACGACGAAGATGAAGAAGAGGATATTAAAAGTAAACCAAAATATAGGCACACGGCCAAAGGTCGAACGATACACCGTCTTGCTGACCTTTGCTCAGGTCGGCTTATAGATGAAATAG ATGACGAATGTTTCTATGTTGGATTGGGTCATGACGGCCATTCAGCTAAGCGCGGCAACAATTTCGTGCCCAACGATTACAAACCATTCCAATGCTGTCCAACCAAATTGGAGAAGTCAACGAAAGTTCCTAAGATGACCGCCCAGCGGATCGGGCATAGCGAAGGCGACCAGGGCAAGCGTCCCAGCGGCGGCAACTTCCAGTTCGCCGGCCAGGCGTCCAGCAAATCGTCCACCAAGCCGGCGGCCACCAAGAAGCAGGCCAAGCCCTCCAAGGACACCgatgacgacgatgaggaCGACGAGGACAAGCCCCTGGTGAAGGTTTCCTATGCCAACAAGCGCTCGGGAGGAAGCAACAAGCCGCAGGCTGGCAAGAAGCCGGTAGGCAAGGGCCAGGACAACGACGACCAGTCccaggaggtggagaaggTATCCAAGCAGAAGTCGGCGAAGAAGTCCGGCAAGCTGAATGTCAAATCCG GCATTAATTTTTTCCAAAATCGACTAAAAAATTTGTATGATATCATTTTTCAGGATATCTCTCTGTGGGAGTAA
- the LOC117136242 gene encoding uncharacterized protein LOC117136242 isoform X13, protein MTFTRLKTLSLLVCALLALSFPGHVSGAGNNNNKKGSQPVAPPEPEAVIEEVNAKQLEKLLADKDYVAVFWYARSCVTCDKVLAELEKIDDDTDSFGVDFVKINDKRLAKQYGIKNFPALTYFREKEPIIYDGDLMDEEGVLDFLTSLEAMDLPDRIEEVNAKILQKIIEDTDFVAVLFCPDHETCPPRVMDKQQCRKCAKALQELENIDDEADQLGIGFVKIHDEALADEYNLGNLPALVYYRHQTPIIYEGELQREEDVLEWLVQNKSTGDEDDVIEDVTSKTLSTLISNIDNLVVLFYDHGNDDSMTVLEELEQIDDDCDKHGIQFVKIDDAKAAADYGIDSIPAIVYFEKEIPNVYDGDLMDEEQILKWLLGQLERDEIEDVTDEMLDTMIKEGRVIAVLFYDNNDKKSQKVLEELENIDDECDALGITFVKIDNPEEAVEYGINKVPKLIYFEKGIPTIYEGNLEDEEKLLKWLTDQTSSDQIEDITDEMLDLIIEKMPHVAVLFYDKDQKKSQKILAELENIDDECDQNDIAFVKIDDDKEAKEWGIDEIPSIVLFERGIPHIYEGDLMKEDELLGWLVHQKRYSEIPEVTDEMKDKLVENTEHLAVIFYDKDDKQDMRILNELENIDDELEKEGIVIVRIDNAAEAKEYGLDHLPALIYFENKIPALYEGDLMNEDEVLEWLLVQKKTATIEEVTDEILVTLINEHEYVVVFFTGPCEPGETCEHTLNALESIDDELDEAGIIFVTTEDTGIAKKYNVKTYPRLVFFRNRDPLHFTGDLDDEDEVLAWITDDETLEIPGKIEEVNVKMLDKILAENDHVVVFFYAEGDKKAQKILNELENIDDECEEKDIDFVKTSDDDIDKEYDLPGLPALAFYRHKFRTIYTGDLMKEEEILEWVIDLHESTADVIESVDRKTLQVLINDVEHLAVFFYDDECESCSDILEELENIDDDTDKHGIQFVKSNDVKLAHEIGIFAFPALVYYETGVPIMYDGNLKNENRVLQWLVNQKNLGKRNSNRNAFNQDDECFYVGLGHDGHSAKRGNNFVPNDYKPFQCCPTKLEKSTKVPKMTAQRIGHSEGDQGKRPSGGNFQFAGQASSKSSTKPAATKKQAKPSKDTDDDDEDDEDKPLVKVSYANKRSGGSNKPQAGKKPVGKGQDNDDQSQEVEKVSKQKSAKKSGKLNVKSGINFFQNRLKNLYDIIFQDISLWE, encoded by the exons ATGACTTTCACCCGCCTCAAGACTCTCTCGCTGCTCGTGTGTGCTCTGCTGGCCCTGAGTTTTCCCGGACATGTGAGTGGCgcaggcaacaacaacaacaagaaggGCTCGCAGCCAGTGGCGCCTCCGGAGCCGGAGGCCGTCATCGAGGAGGTCAATGCCAAGCAGCTGGAGAAGCTCCTGGCCGACAAGGATTACGTGGCCGTCTTCTGGT ATGCGCGAAGCTGCGTGACCTGTGATAAGGTTTTAGCGGAACTCGAGAAAATCGACGATGACACCGACTCCTTCGGTGTGGACTTCGTGAAAATCAACGACAAACGACTAGCCAAACAGTATGGCATCAAGAACTTCCCCGCCCTCACCTACTTCAG GGAGAAGGAGCCCATCATATACGATGGCGATCTCATGGACGAGGAAGGAGTGCTCGATTTCCTCACCTCCTTGGAGGCCATGGACTTGCCCGATCGCATCGAGGAGGTCAATGCCAAGATATTGCAGAAGATCATCGAGGACACCGACTTCGTAGCCGTTCTGTTCT GTCCAGATCATGAAACATGCCCGCCCCGGGTTATGG ACAAACAGCAATGCCGCAAGTGCGCCAAGGCCTTGCAGGAGCTGGAGAATATCGACGACGAGGCTGACCAGCTGGGCATCGGGTTTGTGAAGATACACGACGAGGCCTTGGCCGACGAATACAATCTAGGCAACCTGCCAGCCTTGGTCTATTACCGCCACCAGACTCCGATCATATACGAAG GTGAACTTCAGCGGGAGGAGGACGTCTTGGAATGGTTGGTGCAGAATAAGTCGACGGGCGATGAAGATGATGTGATCGAAGACGTCACTTCGAAGACTCTGTCGACGCTGATCAGCAATATCGACAACCTGGTTGTGCTGTTTT ATGATCATGGAAACGACGACTCGATGACCGTGTTGGAGGAGCTAGAGCAAATCGACGACGACTGCGACAAGCATGGCATTCAGTTTGTGAAAATCGACGATGCCAAGGCGGCAGCCGATTACGGAATCGATTCG ATTCCGGCCATTGTTTACTTTGAAAAAGAAATTCCAAATGTGTACGACGGCGATCTCATGGACGAGGAGCAGATTCTGAAATGGTTGTTGGGACAGTTGGAACGGGATGAGATCGAGGACGTCACCGACGAAATGCTCGACACAATGATCAAAGAAGGACGCGTCATTGCCGTGCTGTTCT ACGACAACAACGACAAGAAGTCCCAGAAAGTACTCGAGGAGCTGGAGAACATTGACGACGAGTGCGACGCATTGGGCATTACTTTCGTGAAGATCGACAATCCCGAGGAGGCCGTTGAATATGGCATCAATAAAGTTCCTAAACTGATATACTTTGAAAAAGGCATTCCAACTATTTACGAGGGCAATCTGGAGGACGAGGAGAAGCTTCTGAAATGGCTAACAGACCAAACGAGTTCCGATCAAATCGAGGACATCACCGACGAAATGTTGGACTTAATCATTGAGAAAATGCCCCACGTTGCTGTTCTTTTCT ACGACAAAGACCAAAAGAAATCACAGAAAATCCTCGCAGAGCTGGAAAACATCGACGATGAGTGCGATCAGAACGATATTGCCTTTGTCAAGATCGATGATGACAAGGAGGCCAAAGAATGGGGTATCGATGAGATACCATCGATTGTACTCTTTGAACGTGGAATTCCACACATCTACGAGGGTGATCTGATGAAAGAGGATGAGCTGCTTGGCTGGTTGGTGCACCAGAAGCGCTATTCCGAAATTCCCGAGGTCACCGATGAGATGAAGGACAAGTTGGTCGAGAACACCGAGCACTTGGCGGTTATATTCT ACGACAAGGACGATAAGCAGGATATGCGCATCCTGAACGAACTGGAGAACATTGATGACGAGCTGGAGAAGGAGGGAATCGTCATCGTCCGCATTGATAACGCCGCTGAGGCCAAGGAATACGGTCTCGATCACTTGCCCGCCCTCATCTACTTCGAGAACAAGATCCCGGCCCTCTACGAAGGCGATCTGATGAACGAGGATGAGGTGCTCGAGTGGCTTCTTGTCCAGAAAAAGACAGCTACTATCGAGGAGGTTACCGACGAGATCCTGGTCACTCTGATCAACGAACACGAATACGTCGTCGTCTTCTTCACGGGTCCCTGCGAGCCCGGAGAGACCTGTGAGCACACTCTGAACGCCCTGGAAAGCATCGACGATGAGTTGGATGAGGCTGGCATCATTTTTGTTACCACTGAGGATACCGGAATCGCCAAGAAATACAATGTCAAGACCTATCCACGCCTGGTGTTCTTCAGGAACCGTGATCCACTTCACTTCACCGGAGATCTggacgacgaggacgaggTGTTGGCCTGGATTACCGACGACGAGACCCTTGAAATTCCCGGAAAAATTGAGGAGGTCAATGTGAAGATGTTGGATAAGATCTTGGCTGAAAACGATCACGTTGTCGTATTCTTCT ATGCTGAGGGCGATAAGAAGGCCCAAAAGATCCTTAACGAGCTGGAGAACATCGATGACGAATGCGAGGAAAAAGACATTGACTTTGTAAAGACATCCGACGACGATATTGATAAGGAGTACGACCTGCCCGGTCTGCCGGCACTTGCATTTTATAGACATAAGTTTAGAACAATTTACACCG GTGACCTGATGAAGGAAGAGGAAATTCTCGAGTGGGTTATTGATTTGCACGAGTCCACAGCTGATGTCATCGAATCTGTCGATCGTAAGACCCTGCAAGTTCTGATCAACGATGTTGAGCACCTGGCTGTGTTCTTCT ATGACGATGAATGCGAATCGTGTTCCGACATCTTGGAGGAGTTGGAGAACATCGACGATGACACCGACAAGCACGGAATACAATTTGTCAAGTCAAATGATGTTAAGCTGGCTCATGAAATTGGCATTTTCGCATTTCCAGCTTTGGTCTACTACGAGACCGGCGTCCCGATTATGTATGATG GTAATCTCAAAAATGAAAACCGTGTGCTGCAGTGGTTAGTCAATCAAAAGA ACTTGGGGAAGAGGAATTCAAATAGAAATGCATTTAACCAAG ATGACGAATGTTTCTATGTTGGATTGGGTCATGACGGCCATTCAGCTAAGCGCGGCAACAATTTCGTGCCCAACGATTACAAACCATTCCAATGCTGTCCAACCAAATTGGAGAAGTCAACGAAAGTTCCTAAGATGACCGCCCAGCGGATCGGGCATAGCGAAGGCGACCAGGGCAAGCGTCCCAGCGGCGGCAACTTCCAGTTCGCCGGCCAGGCGTCCAGCAAATCGTCCACCAAGCCGGCGGCCACCAAGAAGCAGGCCAAGCCCTCCAAGGACACCgatgacgacgatgaggaCGACGAGGACAAGCCCCTGGTGAAGGTTTCCTATGCCAACAAGCGCTCGGGAGGAAGCAACAAGCCGCAGGCTGGCAAGAAGCCGGTAGGCAAGGGCCAGGACAACGACGACCAGTCccaggaggtggagaaggTATCCAAGCAGAAGTCGGCGAAGAAGTCCGGCAAGCTGAATGTCAAATCCG GCATTAATTTTTTCCAAAATCGACTAAAAAATTTGTATGATATCATTTTTCAGGATATCTCTCTGTGGGAGTAA